The Gimibacter soli genome includes a region encoding these proteins:
- the queE gene encoding 7-carboxy-7-deazaguanine synthase, producing MAKVYTVKEIFYTLQGEGGNAGRPAVFCRFSGCNLWTGREEDRAEAICQFCDTDFIGTDGEGGGKFRSPEALADAVKTAWTGGPGGVPLVVCTGGEPLLQLDTPMIDAFHAAGFEIAVETNGTIEPPAGIDWLCVSPKIGSEMVVRGGQELKLVYPQKGGDPAQFEHLAFERFYLQPMDGPEALENTTLSVDYCRRHPKWHLSLQTHKYLGIP from the coding sequence GTGGCCAAGGTCTATACGGTCAAGGAAATCTTCTACACACTGCAAGGCGAAGGCGGCAATGCCGGGCGTCCCGCCGTGTTCTGTCGTTTCTCAGGCTGCAACCTGTGGACCGGCCGTGAAGAAGACCGCGCTGAGGCCATCTGCCAGTTCTGCGATACCGATTTCATCGGCACCGACGGCGAAGGCGGCGGCAAGTTCCGCAGCCCCGAAGCGCTCGCTGACGCTGTGAAGACGGCATGGACCGGAGGCCCCGGCGGTGTGCCGCTGGTGGTCTGCACGGGCGGCGAACCGCTCCTGCAGCTGGATACGCCGATGATCGATGCCTTTCACGCAGCAGGCTTTGAAATCGCGGTGGAAACCAACGGGACGATCGAGCCGCCTGCCGGGATCGACTGGCTGTGCGTCAGCCCCAAGATCGGTTCTGAAATGGTCGTGAGAGGCGGGCAGGAACTGAAGCTCGTCTATCCGCAAAAAGGCGGTGATCCGGCCCAGTTCGAGCATCTTGCGTTCGAACGATTTTACCTGCAGCCGATGGATGGTCCCGAGGCCCTTGAAAATACCACATTAAGTGTGGACTATTGCAGACGCCACCCCAAGTGGCACCTTAGCCTTCAGACACACAAATATCTCGGGATTCCATAA
- the queF gene encoding preQ(1) synthase: MSQNIYEGLSQLGGKSATPQTPEEAVLEYVPNPRPNTDYLVRFTCPEFTSLCPVTGQPDFAHLVLDYVPGETLVESKSLKLFLQSFRNHRAFHEDCTVGIAERLFEEMKPKWLRFGGYWYPRGGIPIDVFVQKGKLPEGVWLPDQGVAPYRGRG; encoded by the coding sequence ATGTCGCAGAATATCTATGAAGGCCTGAGCCAGCTTGGCGGCAAGTCGGCGACTCCGCAAACGCCCGAGGAAGCCGTCCTCGAATATGTGCCGAACCCGCGCCCGAACACCGATTATCTGGTGCGCTTCACGTGCCCCGAGTTCACGAGCCTCTGCCCGGTGACCGGCCAGCCCGATTTTGCGCATCTGGTGCTGGATTATGTACCGGGTGAAACGCTTGTCGAAAGCAAGTCGCTGAAGCTGTTCCTGCAGTCCTTCCGCAACCACCGGGCATTCCATGAGGATTGCACCGTGGGCATCGCCGAACGTCTGTTCGAGGAAATGAAGCCGAAATGGTTGCGCTTCGGCGGCTACTGGTATCCGCGCGGCGGCATCCCGATCGATGTGTTTGTGCAGAAGGGCAAGCTGCCTGAAGGCGTCTGGCTGCCCGATCAGGGCGTGGCGCCCTATCGCGGCCGGGGTTAA